A genomic region of Saprospiraceae bacterium contains the following coding sequences:
- a CDS encoding sigma-54-dependent Fis family transcriptional regulator — MKKLESVQSIKQRFGIYGRSENLHQVLDTAIRVAGTDLTVLISGASGSGKEIFSKIIHNLSPRKHNPFIAVNCGAIPAGTINSELFGHEKGSFTGAASDRKGYFETADGGTIFLDEIAEMPKDTQAFLLRILESGEFIRVGASKVLKTNVRVIAATNVNLLDRVRSGKFREDLYYRLNTVPIRVPSLNERREDILILFRKFAQDFAEKYRTTAIELDEQSASLIENYHWPGNVRELRNVVEQLSVLSDQKTITENDLLKIIPNIHSRNLPIPNADFSDPTSFQEREILYKLLFDMKQDLSQLKNMFYQLVHANDLEMPEAMEGAMSPVPAAIPYNAGQSTQWSKETIPLHNIREEGSGMVIHKEKGNFDAVEVMEDSMSLDDMEKEMISKSLKKFNGKRKDAAEELGISERTLYRKIKQYSLDT; from the coding sequence TTGAAAAAATTGGAATCCGTTCAATCCATAAAACAAAGATTTGGTATCTATGGCAGGTCAGAAAACCTGCATCAGGTGCTTGATACCGCCATACGAGTCGCCGGGACAGATCTTACCGTTTTGATCTCCGGGGCAAGCGGCTCGGGCAAAGAAATTTTTTCTAAAATCATTCACAATTTAAGTCCAAGAAAACACAATCCATTTATTGCAGTCAACTGTGGTGCGATCCCAGCAGGCACGATCAACTCCGAATTATTTGGACACGAGAAAGGTTCGTTTACAGGTGCTGCATCTGATAGGAAGGGGTATTTTGAAACTGCTGATGGTGGTACGATCTTTCTAGATGAGATTGCAGAAATGCCCAAAGACACTCAGGCTTTTTTATTACGCATTCTCGAATCAGGAGAATTTATTAGAGTTGGAGCCTCTAAAGTTTTAAAAACGAATGTGCGGGTGATTGCGGCAACGAATGTAAACTTACTCGATCGCGTGCGAAGTGGAAAATTCAGAGAGGATCTCTATTATCGATTAAACACTGTTCCCATTAGAGTGCCATCGCTGAATGAACGAAGAGAAGACATTCTGATTCTATTTCGAAAATTTGCGCAAGATTTTGCCGAAAAATACAGAACTACCGCTATTGAGTTGGACGAACAAAGCGCATCCTTGATTGAAAATTACCATTGGCCCGGCAACGTTAGAGAATTGCGGAATGTCGTTGAGCAATTGTCCGTACTTTCTGATCAAAAAACAATTACAGAAAACGATTTGCTCAAAATCATACCCAATATTCATTCCCGGAATTTACCAATACCCAATGCTGATTTTTCGGATCCTACCAGTTTCCAGGAAAGGGAAATTTTATACAAATTGCTCTTTGACATGAAACAGGATCTGAGCCAATTGAAAAATATGTTTTATCAATTGGTGCATGCCAATGATCTGGAAATGCCCGAAGCTATGGAAGGAGCTATGTCTCCAGTTCCTGCAGCAATACCTTACAATGCCGGGCAAAGCACACAGTGGAGTAAAGAAACAATCCCACTGCATAATATCCGCGAAGAAGGGTCCGGAATGGTCATCCATAAAGAAAAAGGAAATTTTGATGCGGTAGAAGTCATGGAAGATTCCATGTCATTGGATGATATGGAAAAAGAAATGATTTCCAAATCACTTAAAAAATTCAATGGCAAACGAAAAGATGCTGCTGAAGAATTGGGAATTTCTGAGCGTACACTCTATCGAAAAATAAAGCAATATTCTTTGGATACATGA
- the secG gene encoding preprotein translocase subunit SecG — protein sequence MLTLITILIALDCILLIGVILIQNPKGGGVDSTFGGQSANQMFGAAKSADFIEKLTWWLAGILVALCVVASMIASAEGNIGNTVPEETPTEQPADPAQGGGTQ from the coding sequence ATGTTGACGTTGATTACCATTTTGATTGCTTTGGACTGTATTCTGCTCATTGGGGTGATCCTCATTCAGAATCCAAAAGGAGGAGGCGTTGACTCAACTTTCGGCGGACAAAGTGCCAACCAAATGTTTGGTGCAGCCAAATCAGCAGATTTTATTGAGAAATTGACATGGTGGTTAGCAGGTATATTAGTCGCCCTTTGCGTAGTTGCATCCATGATCGCTTCTGCAGAAGGCAATATTGGCAATACAGTGCCCGAAGAAACTCCCACCGAACAGCCGGCAGATCCCGCTCAGGGAGGAGGAACGCAGTAA
- a CDS encoding co-chaperone GroES: protein MKPINDRVVIKPAPAEQKTKGGIIIPDTAKEKPLRGEVIAVGPGKEGNMMTVHKGDIVLYGKYAGQEFSYKGVDYLIMREDDILVII from the coding sequence ATGAAGCCAATTAACGATCGCGTCGTTATCAAGCCGGCTCCGGCTGAGCAAAAAACCAAAGGTGGTATTATTATACCCGATACTGCCAAAGAAAAACCCTTACGTGGTGAAGTCATTGCTGTAGGACCTGGAAAGGAAGGCAATATGATGACGGTGCACAAAGGAGATATTGTACTTTATGGCAAATATGCCGGTCAGGAATTCAGCTACAAAGGCGTTGATTACCTCATTATGCGGGAAGACGATATTCTCGTAATTATCTAA
- the groL gene encoding chaperonin GroEL (60 kDa chaperone family; promotes refolding of misfolded polypeptides especially under stressful conditions; forms two stacked rings of heptamers to form a barrel-shaped 14mer; ends can be capped by GroES; misfolded proteins enter the barrel where they are refolded when GroES binds) yields the protein MAKKISFNSDARERLKSGIDQLANAVKVTLGPKGRNVVIQKSFGSPQVTKDGVTVAKEIELEDPIENMGAQLLKEAASKTNDLAGDGTTTATVLAQAMVTAGMKYVAAGANPMDLKRGIDKAVTQVIADLAKQSEQIGNDFSKIKQVGSISANNDEHIGELIASAMKKVGTNGVITVEEAKGTETTVEVVEGMQFDRGYLSAYFITNADDMTVEYENPLILIYDKKISNMQEMLPILEKVVQTGKPLMIIAEDVDSQALGVLVVNRLRGGLKVVAVKAPGFGDRRKAMLEDLAILTNGTVISEEKGYKLENCELAQLGTCEKTTIDKDNTTIVKGKGQKKMIEARINQIKAQIESSTSEYDKEKLQERLAKLAGGVAVLNVGAPTEVEMKEKKDRVDDALHATRAAVEEGIVTGGGVALVRSIASLDKLKITNDDEKFGVEIVKKALESPIRVIADNSGVEASVVFMNVSSKRGSYGYNARTDVYEDLKKAGVIDPTKVTRIALEKAASIAGVVLMTECVVNEMPKEEKGGGGHHHHGGGMVGMM from the coding sequence ATGGCAAAGAAAATAAGCTTTAATTCAGATGCCCGCGAACGATTAAAATCGGGTATCGACCAATTGGCAAATGCCGTGAAAGTAACACTGGGTCCAAAAGGTAGAAATGTTGTTATTCAAAAGAGCTTCGGTTCACCTCAAGTCACTAAGGACGGGGTCACTGTTGCAAAAGAAATAGAACTGGAAGACCCTATTGAAAACATGGGTGCACAGCTTTTAAAAGAAGCTGCTTCTAAAACCAATGATCTTGCAGGAGATGGTACCACTACGGCAACTGTCCTAGCACAGGCGATGGTGACTGCAGGAATGAAATATGTGGCAGCTGGTGCAAATCCAATGGACCTTAAGAGAGGTATCGACAAAGCAGTTACGCAGGTCATTGCCGATCTTGCTAAACAATCTGAGCAAATTGGAAATGATTTTTCTAAAATCAAACAGGTTGGTTCAATCTCTGCAAACAACGATGAGCATATCGGCGAGTTGATTGCAAGTGCCATGAAAAAAGTAGGCACTAATGGAGTGATCACCGTTGAAGAAGCAAAAGGTACAGAAACAACGGTTGAAGTTGTGGAAGGAATGCAATTTGACAGAGGTTACTTAAGTGCTTATTTCATCACGAATGCAGATGACATGACAGTGGAATATGAAAATCCGCTTATCCTGATTTACGATAAGAAAATTTCGAATATGCAGGAGATGTTGCCGATACTGGAAAAGGTCGTGCAAACCGGAAAACCATTAATGATCATTGCTGAAGATGTGGATTCACAAGCTTTAGGCGTATTGGTCGTCAACAGATTGCGCGGTGGATTGAAAGTGGTGGCAGTTAAAGCACCTGGTTTTGGCGATAGAAGAAAAGCAATGCTCGAGGATCTTGCGATTCTTACCAATGGTACCGTGATCTCAGAAGAAAAAGGTTATAAACTTGAAAATTGCGAACTTGCCCAGTTGGGAACTTGCGAAAAAACTACCATCGATAAAGACAACACTACGATTGTAAAAGGAAAAGGTCAGAAAAAAATGATCGAAGCCCGCATCAACCAAATCAAAGCCCAAATCGAATCTTCAACTTCTGAATACGATAAAGAAAAATTGCAGGAACGCCTTGCTAAATTAGCTGGTGGTGTTGCAGTTTTGAATGTAGGTGCTCCTACAGAAGTCGAAATGAAAGAAAAGAAAGACCGCGTAGATGACGCTTTACATGCAACAAGAGCCGCTGTAGAAGAAGGTATTGTTACCGGAGGTGGAGTTGCCCTGGTTCGCAGTATTGCTTCATTGGATAAATTAAAAATTACCAATGACGATGAAAAATTCGGAGTTGAAATCGTGAAAAAAGCTTTGGAGTCTCCTATCCGTGTAATTGCAGATAATTCAGGAGTAGAAGCATCAGTTGTTTTTATGAACGTGTCCAGCAAGAGAGGTTCATACGGTTATAATGCCCGTACTGATGTTTATGAAGATCTTAAAAAAGCAGGTGTTATTGACCCAACGAAAGTCACCAGAATTGCTTTGGAAAAAGCAGCATCTATCGCAGGTGTTGTGCTTATGACCGAATGCGTGGTGAACGAAATGCCTAAAGAAGAAAAAGGCGGCGGTGGTCACCATCACCACGGAGGTGGTATGGTAGGAATGATGTAA
- a CDS encoding HupE/UreJ family protein, with product MHDVKVERMEDFGLWFHTGFTHILDPAGIDHILYIIVLVIPFAWTNWKSLVWLITAFTIGHSLTLALSTLGWINMPSSFVEFAIAATISISCLLNLLSKEQDTIRLTSRYALASIFGCIHGLGFSYLLKSMLGSFDRLLAPLFAFNTGLEAGQLIILIMILIIKGFIQYFTNISNQKITTTTSFVILILSLYYLMERVKSLTAA from the coding sequence TTGCATGACGTAAAAGTAGAAAGAATGGAGGATTTCGGACTTTGGTTCCATACTGGCTTCACACATATATTAGATCCCGCAGGCATTGATCATATCCTTTATATTATCGTCCTGGTCATTCCTTTTGCCTGGACGAACTGGAAATCATTGGTTTGGCTGATCACCGCATTTACGATAGGACATTCACTCACGCTGGCATTAAGCACTTTGGGATGGATCAATATGCCTTCTAGTTTTGTTGAATTCGCTATTGCAGCGACAATTTCCATTTCTTGTCTTTTAAATCTTTTATCAAAAGAACAAGATACCATCCGATTGACTTCCCGTTATGCACTTGCATCCATCTTTGGATGTATTCATGGATTAGGATTCTCTTATTTATTAAAATCCATGCTGGGAAGTTTTGATCGATTGCTTGCGCCTTTGTTTGCATTCAATACCGGACTAGAAGCCGGGCAATTGATTATTTTAATTATGATACTGATTATCAAGGGATTCATTCAATATTTCACGAATATTAGCAATCAAAAAATCACAACTACGACAAGTTTCGTAATTTTAATATTATCTTTGTATTACTTAATGGAACGCGTCAAAAGTCTAACTGCAGCATGA
- a CDS encoding M1 family metallopeptidase, whose product MKKIASLFVIICLMINASVAQNIRNNPTSNHGNRFEQLGTILSDPNSYRTASGAPGHAYWQMRADYDIEARLDEANLHLYGSEWVSYYNNSPDVLNYIWLQLDENEHHPQSSNNYAALDSKTGKMVTERNLLELDRRPNLQGFGVNIERVTDAKKQTLKYFIHETMMRIELPMPLRPGASFKFYVKWNYKIPDRLDHGGRGGYEYFSEDGNHLFTMSQWFPRLCVYSDFQGWQHKQFTGRAEFALPFGNYKVRLTVPSDHVIAATGECQNYKNVLSVDQYLRWQQAKKSSEVIEVVTLDEAKKAEAKKSTEEKTWIYHAKDVRDFAWGSSRKFVWDAMSAEVEGKKVMCMSYYAKEAYGLYRKYSTKTVAHTLRTYSKFTIPYPYPVAISVEASNGMEYPMICFNFGRTEKDGTYSEGSKNGMLGVIIHEVGHNFFPMIINSDERQWTWMDEGINTFVQTLTQEEFDLNYPAGRGAASNIVSYMKLQKDQLEPIMTNSENLVQFGSNAYAKAAAGLNILRETIIGRDRFDKAFKEYSKRWAFKHPTPADFFRSMEDASGEDLDWFWRAWFYDIEPVDISIDSVFVRLANHSAPEREVSYYWQQPGTNETITKHRNRTSGMSFLVDRDTSLRDFYYYYESPRATPKILFHQNLAPAELQKGGDSTYLYELHFSNKGGMVMPIILRWNYEDSTFEDEKLSVQIWRKNENKVIKTFIRSKKVKSIQLDPLLETADIDTDNNSWNMNEEPSRFELFKSSEKRRTRRRTGPVDVPNPMQQEQKKQSGN is encoded by the coding sequence ATGAAAAAAATCGCCTCTCTATTTGTTATCATTTGCCTGATGATCAATGCATCGGTTGCGCAAAACATTCGCAATAATCCCACTTCCAATCACGGCAATCGTTTTGAACAACTGGGTACTATATTGTCGGATCCGAACAGCTACCGCACAGCTTCCGGTGCGCCGGGCCACGCATATTGGCAAATGAGAGCAGATTACGATATCGAAGCGCGTTTAGACGAAGCAAATTTGCATCTCTATGGATCAGAATGGGTGAGCTATTACAATAACTCCCCCGATGTGCTAAACTACATTTGGTTGCAATTGGATGAAAACGAACATCATCCTCAATCAAGTAACAACTATGCAGCATTAGACAGTAAAACGGGTAAAATGGTTACTGAAAGAAATTTGCTCGAACTCGATAGAAGGCCAAATTTGCAGGGCTTTGGAGTAAATATTGAAAGGGTGACAGATGCTAAAAAACAAACTTTAAAATATTTTATTCACGAAACCATGATGCGCATTGAATTGCCGATGCCATTGCGTCCCGGAGCTTCCTTTAAGTTTTACGTAAAATGGAATTACAAAATTCCGGATCGCTTAGACCATGGTGGCAGAGGTGGATATGAGTATTTTTCGGAAGATGGAAATCATTTATTCACCATGAGCCAATGGTTTCCCAGATTGTGTGTTTATTCCGATTTTCAGGGTTGGCAGCATAAACAGTTTACAGGTCGGGCGGAATTCGCATTACCTTTTGGAAATTATAAAGTTCGATTAACTGTACCTTCAGACCATGTCATTGCAGCAACAGGCGAATGCCAGAATTATAAAAATGTATTAAGTGTTGACCAATATTTGCGATGGCAGCAGGCCAAAAAATCTTCAGAAGTCATTGAAGTAGTCACCCTGGATGAAGCTAAAAAAGCTGAAGCTAAAAAATCTACTGAAGAAAAAACCTGGATATACCATGCAAAAGACGTAAGAGATTTTGCATGGGGTAGTTCACGAAAATTTGTTTGGGATGCGATGTCTGCAGAAGTGGAAGGAAAAAAAGTGATGTGTATGAGTTATTACGCCAAAGAGGCTTATGGACTATACAGAAAATACTCGACTAAAACCGTTGCGCATACCCTCCGGACTTATTCCAAATTTACAATACCTTACCCCTACCCCGTGGCTATTTCTGTTGAAGCTTCTAATGGTATGGAGTATCCCATGATTTGTTTCAATTTTGGAAGGACTGAAAAAGATGGAACCTACTCTGAAGGTTCTAAAAACGGAATGTTGGGAGTGATCATTCATGAAGTGGGTCATAATTTTTTTCCGATGATCATCAACAGTGATGAACGTCAATGGACCTGGATGGACGAAGGGATTAATACTTTTGTGCAAACGCTGACTCAGGAAGAATTCGATTTAAATTATCCTGCCGGACGAGGTGCAGCATCGAATATCGTCAGTTACATGAAATTGCAAAAGGATCAGCTGGAACCCATCATGACCAATAGTGAAAATCTCGTGCAATTTGGATCCAATGCTTACGCTAAAGCAGCTGCAGGATTAAATATTCTCAGAGAGACCATCATTGGAAGGGATCGCTTTGATAAAGCTTTTAAAGAATATTCAAAAAGATGGGCATTTAAGCATCCTACCCCGGCAGATTTTTTCAGATCCATGGAAGACGCCTCCGGAGAAGACCTCGATTGGTTTTGGCGCGCCTGGTTTTATGATATTGAACCTGTAGATATTTCTATCGACAGTGTATTTGTGCGACTCGCCAATCATTCAGCCCCCGAACGAGAAGTGAGTTATTATTGGCAGCAACCCGGCACAAATGAAACGATAACAAAGCACAGAAACCGAACTTCAGGGATGTCATTTCTGGTAGATAGAGATACTAGCTTAAGAGATTTTTATTATTACTATGAATCTCCACGGGCAACTCCAAAAATTTTATTTCACCAAAATCTTGCTCCTGCAGAATTACAAAAAGGCGGAGACAGCACTTATCTCTACGAATTACATTTCTCAAACAAGGGTGGAATGGTCATGCCCATTATACTCCGTTGGAATTATGAAGACAGCACTTTTGAAGATGAAAAACTAAGTGTCCAGATCTGGAGAAAAAATGAAAATAAAGTAATCAAAACTTTTATCAGATCTAAAAAAGTCAAATCCATCCAATTGGACCCATTATTAGAAACAGCAGATATTGATACAGATAACAATAGCTGGAATATGAATGAGGAGCCATCGCGATTTGAATTATTCAAATCATCCGAAAAAAGAAGGACCAGGAGGAGAACCGGCCCTGTAGATGTTCCAAATCCGATGCAACAAGAACAGAAAAAGCAATCAGGTAACTAA
- the nhaA gene encoding Na+/H+ antiporter NhaA codes for MTNLMSQLFKEFFQSEKTAGILLLLATSVSLILANSGFGEAYLGLFKKEIFGHQILFWINDALMALFFLLVGLEIERELFAGELRDIKNSMLPIFAALGGMLVPAALYMLFNARTDFATGFGIPMATDIAFSLAILALLGNRIPLSIKIFLTALAIIDDLGAILLIAFAYNSGLSIIYLSGAGLLIATMWIMRKVGFMKWWHYILPGIALWYAIHEAGIHSTISGVILAFLIPFKKDDDHCPSFTLQHLLHKPVAYFILPLFALANTALVISSESFAALSSTLSMGIIFGLVIGKPLGIFLFCYAAVQTGVARKLPDIEWAHILGVGFLAGIGFTMSIFISILAFPNETYINISKLSILMASFISAGVGYGILRYLFDRKLVSPS; via the coding sequence ATGACAAACTTGATGAGTCAACTTTTTAAAGAATTTTTCCAATCTGAAAAAACAGCCGGAATTTTATTGCTATTGGCTACTTCCGTATCATTGATTTTAGCTAACTCAGGTTTTGGAGAGGCATATCTTGGTCTATTCAAGAAAGAAATTTTTGGACATCAAATTTTATTTTGGATCAATGATGCTTTGATGGCGCTTTTCTTTTTGCTGGTAGGATTGGAAATCGAGCGCGAATTATTTGCAGGCGAATTGAGAGATATCAAAAATTCAATGTTGCCCATATTTGCAGCATTGGGTGGTATGTTGGTTCCTGCGGCGCTTTACATGTTATTTAATGCAAGGACTGATTTTGCTACAGGTTTCGGAATTCCTATGGCCACAGATATTGCATTTTCATTGGCCATTTTGGCATTACTAGGAAATAGAATCCCATTGTCTATCAAGATTTTTCTTACAGCGCTTGCGATCATTGACGATTTGGGGGCAATACTGCTTATTGCATTTGCTTACAATTCCGGACTAAGTATAATTTATTTATCTGGCGCTGGTTTATTGATCGCGACCATGTGGATCATGCGGAAAGTGGGTTTTATGAAATGGTGGCATTACATACTGCCCGGAATCGCACTGTGGTATGCAATCCATGAAGCCGGTATCCATTCTACGATTTCAGGTGTCATTTTAGCGTTTCTCATTCCCTTTAAAAAGGATGACGATCATTGTCCTTCATTTACTTTGCAACATTTGCTGCATAAACCTGTGGCTTACTTTATACTTCCACTTTTTGCATTAGCCAACACGGCCCTGGTGATTAGTTCCGAAAGTTTTGCAGCTTTATCCTCCACTTTATCAATGGGGATTATTTTTGGATTGGTGATTGGAAAACCATTGGGGATCTTTTTATTCTGTTATGCTGCGGTTCAAACTGGAGTAGCCAGGAAGTTGCCCGATATTGAATGGGCACATATATTGGGGGTTGGGTTTCTCGCTGGCATTGGTTTTACGATGTCGATTTTTATTTCCATTCTGGCCTTTCCCAATGAAACTTATATCAATATTTCAAAACTTTCAATCCTAATGGCTTCCTTCATTTCAGCGGGCGTGGGTTACGGAATATTGCGTTATTTATTTGACAGGAAGCTGGTATCGCCCTCCTGA
- a CDS encoding NADP-dependent malic enzyme, translating into MDIFERSIKLHEELRGKISVENKLDIQSADDLSLAYSPGVAAPCEEIYAHPEKVYDYTIKGNTVAIVSDGSAVLGLGNIGPHAAIPVMEGKAMLFKRFAGINGFPICLATQKTDELIQIIRNLAPVFGGINLEDISSPRCFEVEESLQDIGIPVFHDDQHGTAIVVLAALMNYCKLTGRRMEDLRIVINGAGAAGIAIARYLGRKDPTAINQHIVKEIIMCDTMGIIHRSRIGLQGIKQELMAYTNPRNLSGTVEHALVGMDVFIGVSKANLLNRKHIQIMAKDPLILALANPIPEILPEEAKAGGAFIVCTGRSDFPNQVNNVLAFPGIFLGAFQVRAKKITLSMKFAAASAIAASVPNPSPDCIIPPPLDETVAHKVAKAVADAYRAV; encoded by the coding sequence ATGGACATTTTTGAGCGTTCAATTAAGCTGCACGAGGAACTGCGGGGTAAAATATCTGTCGAAAACAAATTGGACATCCAATCGGCTGATGATCTGTCCTTAGCGTATTCTCCCGGAGTTGCAGCACCCTGTGAAGAGATTTATGCCCACCCTGAAAAAGTTTATGATTATACGATTAAGGGAAATACGGTAGCGATCGTGAGTGATGGTTCTGCTGTATTGGGACTAGGCAATATTGGGCCACACGCAGCCATTCCTGTTATGGAAGGCAAAGCTATGTTGTTCAAGAGATTTGCAGGAATCAATGGTTTTCCAATTTGCCTGGCCACTCAGAAAACCGATGAACTCATCCAAATCATCCGAAATTTAGCCCCGGTTTTTGGCGGTATTAATCTGGAAGACATTTCTTCACCCAGGTGTTTCGAAGTTGAAGAAAGTTTACAGGATATAGGGATCCCTGTATTTCACGACGATCAACATGGCACTGCTATAGTCGTGTTGGCAGCTTTGATGAATTACTGTAAACTAACTGGTCGGAGGATGGAGGATCTAAGGATTGTGATCAATGGGGCCGGAGCCGCTGGCATTGCTATTGCTAGATATCTCGGACGTAAAGATCCAACGGCAATCAACCAGCACATTGTAAAAGAGATCATCATGTGCGACACCATGGGTATTATTCACCGCAGCCGAATCGGACTTCAAGGCATTAAACAGGAACTCATGGCCTACACGAATCCAAGAAATCTGTCGGGCACGGTAGAACATGCTCTGGTAGGTATGGATGTTTTTATTGGCGTAAGTAAAGCGAACCTGCTCAATCGAAAGCATATTCAGATCATGGCGAAGGATCCACTAATTCTTGCCCTTGCCAATCCTATTCCGGAAATTTTACCCGAAGAAGCGAAAGCAGGAGGAGCCTTTATCGTTTGTACCGGAAGATCCGATTTTCCCAACCAGGTCAATAATGTTCTGGCTTTTCCAGGTATCTTTCTGGGGGCTTTCCAAGTAAGAGCAAAAAAAATTACCCTCTCCATGAAATTTGCTGCGGCCTCTGCTATCGCTGCATCTGTTCCAAATCCGAGTCCGGATTGTATCATTCCTCCACCGCTTGATGAAACAGTAGCCCATAAGGTCGCTAAAGCTGTGGCAGATGCATATCGTGCAGTTTGA
- a CDS encoding aldehyde dehydrogenase family protein, producing MSSIPAIEHLSLEFLDLKGSFQNLLDAYRNAPFPSLKYRLNGLQKLEQALLSNRMAIQEAINKDFKKPFAETDGSELLTCLVEIRKARKELKYWMQKKQVKNPLEMFGTKSFLLHEPKGVVLILSPWNYPINLSIIPLIAAWAAGNKIVLKPSEFTKHTSQLIAEIIESCFSKDEVMVVQGDAQCAESLLLLPFHHIYFTGSKEKAKKLVKLTADRLIPVTLELGGKSPVIIDEHVDLKRYVKDIAFAKCLNAGQTCIAPDFILLPEKLKDPFLREWNLAIENFYGEHVISNENYCGIIHKNHFDKLCKIVYQSLEQGAQLEGKFEYHQESLKIKPVLLWNSDWGHVSMESELFGPILPILFYKDKKEIISNLNKMSTPLSLYLFSENKSWLSEMTQHIKSGGVTYNNCLLNYCNFNLPFGGLQESGTGSNHGRYGFESFSHLRAISVQGKWFKLLRNFHPPYTDSKKRIMNLFIKLIGKI from the coding sequence ATGTCTTCCATTCCTGCTATAGAACATCTTTCCCTTGAATTCCTGGACCTAAAAGGGAGCTTCCAGAATTTATTGGATGCATATAGAAACGCTCCGTTTCCTTCCCTAAAGTACAGATTAAATGGACTTCAAAAACTGGAACAGGCATTATTGTCAAATCGAATGGCAATCCAAGAAGCCATCAATAAGGACTTTAAAAAACCTTTTGCAGAAACGGATGGCTCAGAACTTTTAACCTGCCTGGTTGAAATTCGAAAAGCCCGGAAAGAATTAAAATATTGGATGCAAAAAAAGCAAGTGAAGAATCCACTTGAAATGTTTGGCACGAAAAGCTTTTTATTGCACGAACCCAAAGGAGTTGTGTTGATTCTCTCACCTTGGAATTACCCCATCAACCTGAGTATCATTCCGCTGATTGCTGCCTGGGCGGCTGGAAATAAGATCGTTTTGAAACCCTCTGAATTTACAAAACATACATCTCAACTGATTGCAGAAATTATCGAATCCTGTTTTTCAAAAGATGAAGTAATGGTAGTGCAAGGAGATGCGCAGTGCGCTGAATCGCTACTTCTTCTTCCATTTCACCACATCTACTTTACAGGTTCGAAAGAAAAAGCAAAGAAACTCGTCAAATTGACCGCAGACAGATTGATACCAGTTACCCTTGAATTGGGTGGTAAATCTCCTGTCATCATTGATGAACATGTGGATTTGAAGCGTTACGTAAAAGATATTGCATTTGCAAAATGTCTGAACGCAGGGCAAACATGCATTGCCCCTGATTTTATATTACTTCCGGAAAAACTGAAAGATCCTTTCCTTCGCGAGTGGAATCTTGCCATTGAAAATTTTTATGGCGAACATGTTATTAGCAATGAAAATTATTGCGGAATCATTCATAAAAATCACTTTGATAAATTGTGCAAGATCGTGTACCAAAGTCTTGAACAGGGCGCGCAATTGGAAGGTAAATTTGAATACCATCAAGAAAGTTTAAAAATCAAGCCGGTGCTTTTATGGAACAGCGACTGGGGCCATGTATCAATGGAATCAGAACTCTTTGGTCCTATTCTTCCCATTCTATTTTATAAAGACAAGAAAGAGATCATTTCAAATTTAAACAAGATGTCCACTCCTCTAAGTTTATATCTGTTTAGTGAAAATAAATCCTGGTTGTCGGAAATGACCCAGCACATTAAATCAGGTGGTGTGACTTACAATAATTGTCTGCTCAATTATTGCAATTTCAATTTGCCCTTTGGGGGATTGCAAGAGAGTGGGACCGGTTCGAATCATGGTAGATATGGTTTTGAAAGTTTTTCACACCTTCGCGCAATAAGCGTACAAGGAAAATGGTTTAAATTACTCAGAAATTTTCACCCTCCTTACACCGATTCTAAAAAAAGAATCATGAATTTATTTATTAAATTAATTGGTAAAATATGA